The DNA window ataaagtactgggcgtctccattgccTGAGAAGAAACGTGTTTTaggttcatttcatttcatctcaaattttagtaaaaaatattaaataagaAGGCAAGGCATACTTTAAAACACACTTACTGATCAATTTTAAAACCCAGAAGTATTTAAATTGTACATATATATGCACACCACACTCTTCTTTCTCAGTTTTCACAAGCACACACGGGGCCATTTTTTGGACGGTACGGCAGAAAACAAATCTAAAGCACAGTAATTAGATCGTAATTGAATAACATCTCCCTGCACAAGCTTCAATAGTAATATAACTTACCGGGAAAAAGTTTGACTCATGACGCCCACTTCACCCATGGCGGCGGGGTAGGTACGAGTGGTGCAATCACGTCCTTCCCGTGTACGAAACCATGCAGACAAACCAGCAGGCACAGTCACCCGGCAGCAGTACGTGTTCTCCATATTtccctgtatgtgtgtgtgtgtgcgtatattttgttgttactgCTGCTGGTTGGGTCCGTATTTGCTTCCCAAACAGAGCGCTGAGCGATGGTAGAATGTTCCCTGCTGAGTCGGCTATGTTTGCCAATGTAAGTTGCCTTGTAAGTAATGAAGCGAGGGATGAAAGGTGTGGGATGGAACGAATATGGCCGTGTTGTTTGCATTTGCCCATACCATTTCGACAGTTTGCTgacttgtatgtgtgtgtgtgtgcgagtgtgggAAACGGGCAGAGCGTGAAGCATATTAggagaaaaaaggatacacaggggaaggaaaacaagGTTAGCAAAACTGCAAAAGAAAGTATCGTGCTTGCGTTTCAGTTGCAAGGATGGGTTTTTTGAGGGTGGGGAGGATATATTGTAATAATATACCGAATTAAACATTCTGCGTTCCCACCATGTTTCCATATTGTAGCCGTACGCGaggttttcaaaaaaaaaaacaaaacaccaggcTATAAAGACAACAAACCCACCGAATTGGACGTTGGTGGTGTATGGGCGATGCCTCGTTATCCGTGAGCCTTTGTGGCTTCCGGCAAGAAGCTGTCATTGAGAGTATTATTTTTCTCACCCCGAGCACCCCCCCCGGGCTCGGGCAAATGGCCGTCGAACTGCTGCCGCCGTATGCCGGCTGTTGTGACTCGCGGGTATAACAGTGTGGCGCTGAATAAAAGAAGCGCTCGCCGGGCACGGCATTCCCAGGTTTTTACCACCCTGCGAGGTGTTGATGTTACATGCCTATCATCGTTTCGACGTCGTTAGCGGCAATGTACACGTTCGTTCGGCTGCACACGTTCCATTGCATTGCCAGGCGGAGACATATTTAGCGGTCGGGAATGTTGGCCTGTTGGTGGTTTACTTCACAAAACCCGCTTCTTGGTAAAACGGTCGTACATCAAATGGGATAAAATGGTTTGGCGCACTGGTTCGTGGTCGTAGCTAAGGAGAATCTTCACTCGAGAGGATACTCACGCGAGAGATAGTGCgcggcaagaaaaaaaaaaactacatcaCCCCGTGGTGGCCCCGTTCGTCAGACAGATAACCGCGAGCGTGCGAATTGCCGTGAATGACTGCTGGACAGCTGCCGTACTTGTGCGCACTGAAGTGGCGGTAGTGGGTACCACTAGTCACTGGAAAGTGCACTCGATTTACCTTCGGACGACGGTTGCAAACCGTACGCGGTGCGAGTACGCTAATGAGGCTTATTAGACTATTCGTGGTACCAGCGGCACGCTAAAAGGCTGCCCTGCTTTAATTCCACACCTTTACCTGGAATTTTTGTTGAACTATGCCCGCTAGCTTGTCTCGGAACTTCAATGCTGCCTTCCTATCAACCATCGCCGACCAAACCTTGGGCAGTGTGGCGTGCTAATGAAGGGATATTCACCGGCCACCGGGTTAGAGCGTACCGGTCCCAGGTTACGGCGAACCGATCCGGTAGgcttatattaaaattaattgtaacGTAATTAACAATCAACGTGCGCGATGATGATGTAACAGTTTTGCAACACCGGCACGCCGGCGTGCACTTGTTTTAATGAACCCCGCCAAAAATGGACAAACTCATCCCCGTGAAGCTGTTAGTTTTGCTTGGTggatgattgatttttgtgcGGATTATTTCGTATATCATCCCCCCACGGTGCGAGACATCTCGTGATGCTCTGATGACCGGTCTAGGCAAACCGGCAAACTGAAGGGAAGGTGGGAAGGGTGGTGACGCGCGTTACCATTCTCCTCTCCTGCTCGATGCTTCATAACTGTGCTGTGCTGGATTATGTTGGAGTTAGAAAATCATTCCGGTCATGGCGCTTGGTGATGGTTTGCTATGCTGTAGGCTGTCTGCCAGATGCTGTCTGCTAGCTGAAGTCGATGGTAAAGATAGCTAGAGGGTGTATTGGAAAGTATATGCATGTCCAGCGTGTTCTTACGATGAtagttttaacattttatttatctttttttttggttagcttactttaatttattcaGAATATAAATTTCAGGTTTCCTGTTGCTGAACCATCTTTTATACCATTAGCAAAGATAAAAAAGTCACTTGTGTTGTGCGGGAAGTAGACATTTAGGAGGTTCTAAAGAAGTTAGGAGTCTAACTTTAGGCGCATAATGGTTGCGCTGTCGAAAGAGACATCAAGTGGCAAACAACtaatgaaaacattaataaagtTTGCCAACACCATCGACCAGAAATGCTTAACATCAATACTTACCAGCACACCCTTAAAATACGGCACCACAACACAACCGGACAGACAATAGGCGAGAGTGGTAGAAAATTGCAACTCATAGGCGCTAACGTACATGGTAGCTGTTACGTTATTGATTAAAAATGGACTCCGAATGCGAGACTTGAAGGGTGTTGTAccgtaccgttttttttggggggagaggggggggggggttggtaGGAAGGAGAATTAGATTATCAGAAGTGGTTTCCCGGGTTGTTGGCAAATGTGAGACGGTAACATTTGTCTACCATTCGGGTGCGGGGCGTGTGGTGTATTGGTTAATATTTAACAATGAAGATGTACGAAGGCGTACGTTACGCTTCGCCCGGTCCGTATACACTGTGCTTTCGGGGATATACTGGGTAAACCGCTAGCTGAAGCACATCAGTGCAGAGATCAAATATTTCGCAATTGTGTTTCTCCCCCCGGGGGTTGTTAAGATCCGGTACGATTTCCTGAGCTGCTACACAGTGTGGTTTGCGTTAAGAAAGGGAGTGTCCAAATCGCTTGCAAACCATCGTATGGGGCCCCATTGTTTATGCTAATCAAATAAGGTTCTTGTTTAAGcccgcaacaacaaaaaaaaaacccatcctgAGTTAAATCGTAATCGAGCTGCTTGCGTTGCGTTGTAGATTGGGGAAGGTTAGATGGATACTAATCGTATCACTTTTGCCATTATTCCAACCGTAACGCCTTAACGCTCTGTACTGCTTCTTCTATCGTTCACACAGTGTCCCACAGCGTGCTCGGGCTGGAGAGTGTTCACATACAGGTACCGGTTGCGGTACTGGTCGGTACGAGTGCAACGCTCATCTGTGAGTGCGATCTGCCGGACGAGGATCTCTACTCGGTCAAGTGGTACAAAGGCAAGCACGAGTTTTTTCGCTACACCTCCAAAGAGATACCGTCGATTAAAATCTTCCCAAAGGCGGGCATCAGTGTAAatgtaagtatttttttattctccggTGAGTTTATTGCGTTAGAGATGATGCTACGACGCATGCTACTTTCATCCGCCAGGTGAATCTATCGAACGCGAGCCATCTGGTGCTGATGAACCTGGAACCGCAGAGCAGTGGCAAGTATAGTTGCGAAATTACGGAGGCGGCACCATCCTTCCACACGAAGATAGCCACGCGCACCATGAACGTGGTCGCTCTGCCGATCGGTGAACCGCAGATCGTGGACATGAAGTCGTTCTACGGTGCGGAGGAGTTCCTGGAGGTTGAGTGCCGTGCCGGACCGTCCCTACCGGCACCGAAGCTGGAATGGTACGTGAACGATCTGCCACTACGCCAACCGCTGCAGCTACCGTCACGGTTGGAGTATGCGGCCCAACCCGTCCTTCCCGGTACTGCCAGCTTCGCCAGCACTAGCAGTAGCAAACCTAGCGACCGCAGTAGCAGTAGGAAAAAACAATCAGCCAAGTCTTCCTTGTACGCACCGACGGTACCGACGATCTCCGAACTGGAGTCGCGCGAAAACGACCTAGAGGAGGGAACGGTGCGCACTGGAACGGGTGCGTCTACCAGTCGGCCACTACCGGCGGCCGTTAGCATCGTCCAGGAACCAACGGCCAACAGTAGTACATCCGCTGAACACCGGAAAGGCGCCACCAACAGTCGCTACGAGCTATCCGTGTCCCGGTTGAAGTTGCTGCTCGAGCACGGACACTTCCGCAACGGCAAGCTAAAGGTAAGAAGGGAAGGGAAGAGGAAGGAAGGAGGAAgcgggaggggggggggggaagtaGGGTGAGAGGTTGTATTTTTCCGGGCGCGCATTCTTTTCAGCGGCTCGGCGCAGCCGGAAGTGGAAATTTTGTGATGCTTCGTTTTTGTTCTgtctttgtttgtgtttagttgttgtttggtttggattTTCTTCGTGTCTCTGTTACTGGCAAGTTCCGgtgcaagttttttttgtgccatgCCGCTCTTTCCGTTGTTATGGTTTTTCCCTTCTTATGGGGATCATCATTATtaactttcttttattttattttgccccTGCGTCACCGTCGTCGATGGTGGTTTACTAAAACGGAAGCGGATGCTTGTGTACATGGTTCACAAGATTTTAACGTCGCTTTTAGGGGTTCttctaaatataaaaaaaaactacttcaAATTGATTCGAATAACACGGCGGCGTATAGTGCGGATAAACTACACGCGCGAGTTAGGAgaagaaaatagttttttttaaagacattGATACACTCGCGTCTGTGTAAAGTCGAGCAGTTTCCCcttggtttgcttttgtttttgccggCAGGCATCATTATGCTCGTCGAACAGCTCATTAGCAATGCAAAGAACAGTTACAGAACGGAATGGGCGATGTATGGCGAGAGCTTACAAAGAATAAACATATGCAGAGGTCTGGAAAATGCCGAACTTCAGTCCTTCTGGTGACATATTTTGGGGATGTCACTGtcgaatttaaaataaaacctaaaaacagaaacatgaAAACTTTCCAGCCGAAAAATGGCCTCATCTACCTCCACACTCACATCACAAACAACGAAGAAAGTGTAACatacggagaaaaaaaatctttcatctTAACTgaagcgcctaaatgtatgccaTCTGTATGGCATATGGCAGGTATGAAGTTACGCGTTCGATTtatctttctccctctctggCTAATTGAATGTTTTCGCATTCACTAATTGGATATTTTTCATCgaaaaactaaacattttGCCTTTCGCCACCCGCGACACCACCCGACCCCTCGGTACGCTCGGTGCAAGATTTTTCCTTGATTAAAGCGAATGCTTTATTTACTAGCCtgcaccgttggatgcgtacTTGTAGGGCTGGTTGGCCagtgctggttttttttatgctagtcgcgttattttttttgtttggaaccgGCCCGGTACTGGTTTTGTTCGCTCGTTCGCACGATTAAGGCCACCCACGATCACGAAGCCCACCATCCGGTGTCCCGGTGGGCTGATTGATGTCTTGTTATCCGAAAATTAAATGCATTAATTTCATCACTAACTTTCCCGCGGCCGTTCGAACCGGTCGCCGGGCGTCCCAGCTCCGGGTTCAGCCGTCCCGGGTTTCCGGAAAATTATCATGTTTAGCACGTTCGTGATTTCGCGGTGCCCGGGCAGCACGACCAGATGACACCGTGCGCTGATGGAAAGCGCAACATACCGGCTAGGGTAAATGGTGGGAAATGGCATAGGCAAACACTCGTGCCAAAAGTGATAAACAAGCTGTTGACAAGGATATGAAGAGCGTTGtgttaagtttttttgttttgttttgttttttgcgtcTCCATGCGCATCGTATAAGTTAAGGGCGTGTTTGCTGTTCTGATTGACAAAGTCGCTTCAAGCAAATGGTGTGACAGAGCGCCTGTAGCTATGCAATTCACCAGACAAAACTACTCCGTTCTGATACGTTGTCGACATCTTTCTAAtctgtgataaaaaaaaaattgtcacaTGGGTGAATGTGCTCGTGTCTGACTCATTGCCGGAGTAGTGTGGTACAATAAAATGGAGCACCCGCtctaaaagtaaattaaatcacaaaataaaaagg is part of the Anopheles funestus chromosome X, idAnoFuneDA-416_04, whole genome shotgun sequence genome and encodes:
- the LOC125766404 gene encoding uncharacterized protein LOC125766404 encodes the protein MLCARFKIILCLIQLLAMKVSHSVLGLESVHIQVPVAVLVGTSATLICECDLPDEDLYSVKWYKGKHEFFRYTSKEIPSIKIFPKAGISVNVNLSNASHLVLMNLEPQSSGKYSCEITEAAPSFHTKIATRTMNVVALPIGEPQIVDMKSFYGAEEFLEVECRAGPSLPAPKLEWYVNDLPLRQPLQLPSRLEYAAQPVLPGTASFASTSSSKPSDRSSSRKKQSAKSSLYAPTVPTISELESRENDLEEGTVRTGTGASTSRPLPAAVSIVQEPTANSSTSAEHRKGATNSRYELSVSRLKLLLEHGHFRNGKLKVECAAHIFDLYRHSTVAMADENYPQVRVLSNSDNGVHFSFMSDKDEASSSASPPSLLAFHPGKLVRLFDAAGRWLFGTLPLYTTTMHGDAIAIVDTGQMAGFDPIGGIIPYALLMGVGWFSSLWQFF